The genomic stretch GAGCCCGCGCTCGGGTCATGCATTCCTAGCGCTTCCTGTCACTTCATGTCGAAACCTGAGACCTTGTGGCTCAGCCCCGCAACGCGCTGGCCCTGGCTCCGAAAGGATCGGGGCTCTTTCGTTCGTGGTCGGAACGGAACGCTATCGGGATATCTAGCTTGTCCCCTTGCAACCACATAAGGGCGCTCGAACGATGCCGCGGTTCTACTTCGACCTTTATGAGGACGACGTGCTGTTAGTCGATCACGAAGGAGGCGTTCTGCGGGACGCGCTGCTGGCGCGGCGGGAGGCAGGACGGATACTTGCCGCCATCGCCCGCGACAATTATCGTCCCGAGGGACCGTGGCCCACTCTACGCATCGTGCTTAGATCCCACGATCGCGAGGGTCTATGGGAAACGGTGCTGCGTTGGGAGGAACGTCAGCTATCGCGTCTCAACTGATGCCGTCGGCTCACTCGACAGTAGGGCCCCTTACCAGCCAGACGCGCCCGTGCCGCTCGAAGGGCTCCACATCCTCTTCGAGCCCGAACCAGCCCAGCCAATAGCGGTATTCCTTCCGCTGCTCGGCGGGGTCGTCGCTGGCGAAGGTCCAGCGCTGCACGCCGGGTTCCGGCGACTCGACCAACGGCATGCCGGGCTTGGGCAGGTTGGCCATGGCCGATCACTCCATGTCCGAATGCAAGGCCTCGGGGACGGCGACGTCCCCACTAAGGCTTACTTCCCCAGTTTTTCCTCGACCTTCTTGCGGCTGTTGCCGGCCGACTTCACCGCTGCTTTCACGTCTTCCTTGCTGGCGCCGGTCTTCTTGGCTTCGTAGCGGACTTCGTGATCCTGCCCACCGGCAACTTTCGCCCGGTCCTGAGCGCGGCCTCGCGTGGTGGTAGCCATCGTGCTTCTCCATTGCATTTGGGACCGGTCCAACGTCCTTCCGCAGGGATAGGTTCAAATTGCCGGCAGGGGCTGGCAACCGAACCGCGTTGGCGGCATTGATTCGCCGATGTTCACGAGTTCCCCATGCCGGCCGTAAAGGCCGCCCTCCGCACGAAGCGGCCAAGCCGCAGGGACTCGGAATCTACCCCTCTCGTCCTCCCCCAGTTTCGGCCGCCTCAACTGGCCACGCTCGAACGCCGCGTCCCCACCGGGGATAACTGGCTGTTCGAGATGAAGCTCGACGGCTACCGAATGCAGGCGGCCATCGCCGGTGACCAGGTGCGGCTCTATACCCGCAAGGGCCATGACTGGACGCGGCAGTTCGGCTACGTGGCGCCGGCGCTCTCAAGGCTCACCAAGGGTACCGCCCTGATCGACGGCGAACTCTGCGCCATCGACGAGCACGGTCGGACCAATTTCACGCTCCTCAAAAACAGCCTCGATGGGCATAAGCCCGTCGTCTTCTACGCCTTCGATCTGCTGGAGCAGGACGGCGAGGATCTGGCGCCGCTGCCGCAGCTCGAGCGCAAGGCGCGGCTCGAGGCGCTGCTCTCCGATCTCCCGGATGATGCCCCGATCGCCTATTCGGATCACATCGTCGGCGATGGCGAGGCCGTCTTCCGCGCGATGTGCGAGGGCGGGCACGAGGGGGTGATCGCGAAGGCGATCAACGCTCGCTACTACGGCGGCGATCGGTCGACCGCCTGGCAGAAGATCAAGTGCGTGCAGCGCCAGGAGTTCGTCGTCATCGGCTGGCGCCCGCCGGAGTATGGCGTCGACAACGTCCGGGGCCTGTTCCTCGCCACCTATGAGGACGGCAAGCTCGTCTACCGTGGCGGCGTTGGAACGGGCTTCACCGACAAGCTGCGGCGAGATGTCTGGGAAGTGCTGCAACTGATCCGCACCGACGAGCGGCCGCCCGTGGTGGGTATGCCGCGGACCGAGATGCGGGTCGCGCGCTGGGTCGAGCCGCGGCTGCTCGCCGAAGTCGAATATACCGAGATCACCCCGGATGGCCTGATCCGCCATCCATCGTTCAAGGGCCTCCGAGAAGACAAGCCAGCCTCCGAGGTCCACCTTGAGGAGGCCGAAGATGCCCACAACACATCGTCTCTCTGAAGCTGAAGCCAAGCTCGGCCGCCAGCCCGTGAGCGCCGACGACATCGTCGTGATGGTCTCGGACGTCCTCTACGACTATCTGTCATCGGACAGCGGCATGAGCCGAGAGGAAACCATCACCCGGCTGCTCGAAATCATCGAGAGCCCGCTAGCGCTCGAAATCTACGAGCAGGAGATGCAGCGGCGGAACCCGCGCGATGTGGACCGGTGGCATTGATGCGCCGGCCGAACGTGGCTCACAAACCGGCGGCGCCAAGCGTCCGCGAGACCGTCGGTCCAGCCATCGAACGCAGCCGCAGCCTCATAACCGGCGAGCATCCCATGACTGAAAGTGAGCTGATCGAGGACATCATCGCAAAGCTGCCTGACTTACCGCCGTCGGTAGCGGCACGGCTAAGGGAGCGGCGCAAGCCCGAATAGGCCTGCTACTCCATGTCGGGGATAGCGCCCCACTGGAATATCACCTCAGGGTCGCCGAACACCCCGTTAGTTAAGTCGGCTGACCTCGACCAGGCAATCGCACCGACGTACTGTCCAGAACTCGCCCACAACCGAGCTTCTCTGCCGGCGCGCTCCTCGCTCTGCATCTCGCGCGGCTCGAACGCTGGGCGCAGCTCGCCCTCCTCGTCGCGAACGAAGGCCATGGCGACGATGAGCTTGGTCGGCTTGATCTGGGGTTCCATCGGGTCCTCCTGCAAGCATGGTAGCGTTGCGTCGGAAGGGCCTACAACCCCTCGTGGCTTGCACGGGTCAAAGACCGGCGCATAGCGTTCAGGACTCCAGACAATCGGAGTTCAGGCCATGGCCAAAGAAACCTATGGCGCCCCTGGCGGTGCCCACAGCATGAGCATCGTGACCACAACAGTGGAAGAAGCGACGGCGCATGCTCTCGAAATACGAGCTCGTGACCGCGCCATCGAAGGCTCGGCCGCCTGGCGGGAGGATCAGCGGGTCAAGGCCGCGATCGAGAAAGCCAAGAGGGCCAAAGAGCAGCGACGGGCCCGGAGGCCCTACGACTTCGGCTAGAACAAATCCTGCTGCGCCGGAGGGGCGGGAAAGTTCTCCTCCGGCGGGTCTTCCTTGTTCCCGACCGAGACCACCTGCAGCACGCCATCGGGGAGCGGCCGCTGCAGCTTCTGCGCTTCCTCCCATGGGGCCGTCATCCAGATCTCTGTCTCTTCAGGCGTTCGCAGGATCACCGGCATGGCGTCGGGATTGGCGACGGCGACGACATTGTTCGGGTCGGTCGTGAGGAAGGCGAAGAGGTCAGTGGTGATCAACCCCTCCGAGGTCTTCCGGACGCTTGTCCATTGCGGTGCGAAGATACCGGCGAAGAACGCAAGCGGCCGGCTGTCGTTGAAGGCGAACCAGGTGTTGCCCAGCTTCTTGCCGTCCGGTCCGATCTCGCTGCTCACCTCGGCGAAGCTGGTGAACGGCACGATGCATCGGAACTCCGGCCCCAGCCATCGCTTCCAGTGCTGGCTCTTAGTGTTCCGGACGTTGTGCGTGCCACGGTCGGGCTCCATCCGCAGCAGCTCGGCGAACTCATCGGCGGTTAGGTCCCTGCCCTGCTTCTTGGCGATCTTGTCGGCGCGAGCCTGCGCCGCCTGGTAGAGGGCTTGCGACGAGGTAGGCATGCCCCATCGAACCTTAACCAGCTCTCGCTCGAGCCCCGGGCGGTTCCGGATGATCGGCGCCAGCATGTCCGGGTAGACGCCCGTTTGCGGCGCCAGGTTGCCGATGTTGGCCGCCACGTCGAAGCGGAAAATGGTCTGCACCATCTGGCGAATGGCTTCGATGTTGGTGGTGACAGAGTAAGCGTGGCACATGGGCGGACGCTACTGGTGGTATCGGCCAGTGGCAAGGTGAGCTTCCTAACCTACGGCGCGATGCGTTTCCGATGAAAAGAGAGCGGTAGCAGCGACGTGGGGGATCGCTGGTGTCACATCTCCGCTACCAACATTCACCGGCAGAATCAGTGGGTATGACGCACGTAAAGTTCTCTCGCGCAGCAAGCCTGGGCTCCGGGTAACGCATGGGTTCGCAGTCTCCGCTTTGCGCCAGAAGCAGAAGTCACGGCACGCGTCGGACGCAGCGAATTTCGGGGCGATGTTGGAACTCTCACGCCCCCATATTGGGCGTGGGAGTTGGTCTTGTAAGCTTCCGTTGCGAGAACAATCGCTGGTGCCGCCTGCGCAGAGGTCAGGCCGCCACTTGCAGAGCGTGGCCGATGAACCTGATTGCAGATGCCTGCCGTCCGATCGCATGGGCGTCTGCGTGGCCTGCGCCCGGGATCGGATGAAATTCGTGTGGCACCGAGAGCTTCGTCAGCACACGATCCAGGTACCTTGCGCCGTCGAGGAGGCCATACTCGTCCAGCTCGCCGCAATCGATGAACATACCGAGGTTCGCGCTGCGGACCGCACCCAGGTTGCTCTGCAGGACGCTGTAGACGCTGCATGCATCGTAGCCAGCTGATCCCATGGCCTGGTTGAGTTCGTTAAGAACCGCTGGCCGGTTCCGTGCTGGCACACTCGCCAGGTCCTCGGCTGGAAACACCGTCGGGCAAAGTGCCGCCACAGCCTGGTAGGCATCCGGACGCCGCAAAGCCATCTTGAGCGCCCCGTAGCCGCCCATTGAAAATCCTATCGCAGCCCGGCGGGAAGCGAGCTGATGGTGCTTCGCCAGATAGTCGGGCAACTCTTGCGCCACCAGAGTTTCCCAAAGCGGCCCGCCGGGATAGTCGATGTAGAAGCCGCCTTGGGTCGGCGTTGACGCACAAGCGACGAGTGCGGGAGGCAGGTCGCCTGCGACCCAGGCGGCCTCGTATGCCGCGCGTGCCATTTCCAGTGACGCAGCGGACGACATCGCGCCGTGCAAGTGGAGAATGAGAGGAAGCGGTTGATCCGCAGATACATGCGCCGGTGCAAGTGTCTTGCACTCGACCTCAGTGGAGGTAGACCGGGCAAAAAAACGATAAGACTCGAGTTTGGCGACAGACGTCGACATTTGATTACCTTGGTGAGAGTTGAGCAGTCGCAGATGCGTTCGGCCATCAGCAGCGCTTGTCGAAGGCGTGCGGTGTAACGAGGCCAATCTCTGACGACGACCACTGTCCGTACCAAGGGACCCGAAGTCTTCGGTGTAATTGGAGAACGTGCTCCAATTTGCGTCATCGCTCCGATCGAATGGACTGTCAAGCGGCCTCAGGCGCCAGCGCCCATGACCGCGCCGCGCCAAATGCGGACCACGGCGCCAAACGCGATGTCGCTGAACCGCGCCGGCCCACCCAGTAACTGGGGCGCTGTTCCGTTCGCAGCGAAAGTGCGTCGCCGCCGATCGCGGGAACACGGCCACAAGACCCCTGCTGGTTCGATTGGATGGCGCTGCCTGCCCTTTTGCCGGCAACGCGATACGCCACGAGGTCCGCTGGCACAAGCAAAGCGAAATGCCCGCTCCCAGGCAACCCGGCCGGTTCCGGAAGCGTCGAGTAATGTGT from Devosia sp. A16 encodes the following:
- a CDS encoding DUF6894 family protein; protein product: MPRFYFDLYEDDVLLVDHEGGVLRDALLARREAGRILAAIARDNYRPEGPWPTLRIVLRSHDREGLWETVLRWEERQLSRLN
- a CDS encoding DUF3606 domain-containing protein; this encodes MATTTRGRAQDRAKVAGGQDHEVRYEAKKTGASKEDVKAAVKSAGNSRKKVEEKLGK
- the ligD gene encoding non-homologous end-joining DNA ligase, yielding MPAVKAALRTKRPSRRDSESTPLVLPQFRPPQLATLERRVPTGDNWLFEMKLDGYRMQAAIAGDQVRLYTRKGHDWTRQFGYVAPALSRLTKGTALIDGELCAIDEHGRTNFTLLKNSLDGHKPVVFYAFDLLEQDGEDLAPLPQLERKARLEALLSDLPDDAPIAYSDHIVGDGEAVFRAMCEGGHEGVIAKAINARYYGGDRSTAWQKIKCVQRQEFVVIGWRPPEYGVDNVRGLFLATYEDGKLVYRGGVGTGFTDKLRRDVWEVLQLIRTDERPPVVGMPRTEMRVARWVEPRLLAEVEYTEITPDGLIRHPSFKGLREDKPASEVHLEEAEDAHNTSSL
- a CDS encoding SOS response-associated peptidase family protein, with amino-acid sequence MCHAYSVTTNIEAIRQMVQTIFRFDVAANIGNLAPQTGVYPDMLAPIIRNRPGLERELVKVRWGMPTSSQALYQAAQARADKIAKKQGRDLTADEFAELLRMEPDRGTHNVRNTKSQHWKRWLGPEFRCIVPFTSFAEVSSEIGPDGKKLGNTWFAFNDSRPLAFFAGIFAPQWTSVRKTSEGLITTDLFAFLTTDPNNVVAVANPDAMPVILRTPEETEIWMTAPWEEAQKLQRPLPDGVLQVVSVGNKEDPPEENFPAPPAQQDLF
- a CDS encoding alpha/beta hydrolase, which encodes MSTSVAKLESYRFFARSTSTEVECKTLAPAHVSADQPLPLILHLHGAMSSAASLEMARAAYEAAWVAGDLPPALVACASTPTQGGFYIDYPGGPLWETLVAQELPDYLAKHHQLASRRAAIGFSMGGYGALKMALRRPDAYQAVAALCPTVFPAEDLASVPARNRPAVLNELNQAMGSAGYDACSVYSVLQSNLGAVRSANLGMFIDCGELDEYGLLDGARYLDRVLTKLSVPHEFHPIPGAGHADAHAIGRQASAIRFIGHALQVAA